One genomic window of Pungitius pungitius chromosome 11, fPunPun2.1, whole genome shotgun sequence includes the following:
- the LOC119196997 gene encoding myelin-associated glycoprotein-like codes for MAGAAQLFLLCCLLQGSSCQNWASFMPQSLQGLSGSCVRINCTFSIPTTYDQYLDDTCVAMWNTGATTVFNSGLSGQSANILQGNLTGNLHTKNCTTVFHNMSPKDNNTYYFRLECNNLKYSFPSNVQITMTDSLPKPVITPPSVEVQEGAPVRVECSAVAPCPLLPPALTWTPAIGDVKKNQQAASVTSVMTFTASRLHNGQRLQCSALYSRQAGNTDLQYENNLTLRVLYPPNNTWVSHSSPVIEGTSVNLTCNTDANPSVDKFTWYKVDGDQVEAVGFHALLSTNVSEADSSFFCQVGNRYGSQNSSTTQIDVQFPPKGTTVIVQPDGPILEGVSVSLLCKSRANPPVTNYTWYKDDEKKVSGSSLNISNVSPSHRGHYRCEARNELGEGQSAATQLDIQSRGTLFPPFYGNWLERLSITLSSQPQKFPLGVWLSGAK; via the exons TGGGCGAGCTTCATGCCTCAGAGTCTACAGGGACTCAGTGGGTCCTGTGTGAGGATCAACTGCACTTTCAGCATTCCCACAACATATGATCAATACCTGGATGATACCTGTGTAGCCATGTGGAACACAGGCGCTACGACAGTGTTCAACTCTGGGCTCAGTGGGCAAAGTGCAAACATTCTGCAAGGAAACCTAACAGGAAACCTGCATACAAAGAACTGCACCACCGTCTTCCACAACATGTCACCAAAAGATAATAACACATATTACTTCAGACTGGAGTGTAACAATCTAAAGTACAGCTTTCCATCAAACGTCCAGATCACCATGACAG ACTCACTGCCTAAACCGGTCATAACTCCACCCTCGGTGGAGGTGCAAGAAGGAGCTCCAGTGAGGGTGGAGTGCTCGGCTGTAGCTCCCTGCCCCCTTCTTCCCCCGGCTCTCACTTGGACCCCTGCTATAGGTGACGTTAAGAAGAACCAACAAGCTGCATCTGTGACCTCCGTTATGACCTTCACTGCTTCCCGCCTCCACAACGGACAGAGGTTACAGTGCTCTGCTCTCTACAGCCGACAGGCTGGAAACACTGACCTTCAGTATGAAAATAATCTGACCCTCCGCGTTCTCT ATCCTCCAAACAACACATGGGTCAGCCACTCCAGTCCCGTGATAGAGGGCACCTCGGTGAACTTGACCTGCAACACCGACGCAAATCCGTCCGTGGACAAGTTCACCTGGTACAAAGTGGATGGAGATCAGGTGGAGGCAGTGGGTTTCCACGCTTTGCTTTCCACTAATGTCTCAGAGGCGGACAGCAGCTTCTTCTGCCAAGTCGGTAACAGATATGGAAGCCAGAACTCGTCCACCACTCAGATAGACGTACAGT TTCCTCCCAAGGGAACCACAGTCATTGTCCAACCCGACGGTCCCATACTGGAGGGGGTCTCCGTGTCTCTGCTCTGTAAGAGCCGTGCCAACCCCCCCGTGACcaactacacctggtacaaaGATGATGAGAAGAAGGTGTCTGGGTCGAGCTTGAATATAAGCAACGTCAGCCCGAGCCACAGAGGTCACTACCGCTGTGAGGCCAGAAACGAGCTGGGGGAGGGTCAGTCAGCAGCGACACAGCTGGACATTCAGT CCAGGGGAaccctcttccctcccttttATGGCAATTGGCTGGAGAGGCTGTCAATCACTCTGTCATCCCAACCACAGAAGTTCCCCTTGGGAGTTTGGTTAAGTGGAGCCAAATAA
- the si:dkey-24p1.1 gene encoding B-cell receptor CD22: MNAHTVGWLVVLAIMKNVSSSKETFFKLVTRSLTAKEGSCVKISCQVNDRVNATGAHWFWIKDRDWKQVFTGTIIYSSDTSLRPVSPDFADRVKGIDSLSPDSGGYLTISQKSTIKLCNLKKSDNGSYSLRFEGDIKWFTDLVWLKVEANPCLITFEQPPVIKENDLITLTCSTLRSCRSNPVIKSLRPQSPTLLSLHPENNSRSIWDRFNVYWQHDGEEFSCQTDDSDEDLIKKISLTVEYAPRDTRAEKQPADVVEGKSVTLRCSAKGRPDPNFTWFRNKNKVIGGRAEHKITFILGSQSGEYHCEAKNKLGTMESNPVNINVTYPPEVEVRSPPATVIQGGAMTLTCHVRRSNPRPHTFSWFKDGKNLGKEPTERYVIEGVEPEDAGDYKCSAINVRGEGTSEPFRVQVEYGPRNTTISISEGDERVRVGKSLTFYCQTEANPDPLGYSWYRDNETIEIDSSRWESDTTTDNKLKLVTVERTDEDCYTCKATNRINTGEQSEPVCIEVLYAPISPSLSMKTEVMEGQLITISCTVESSPPSKLTLTLTSESNPQSSEVLFTHPVSDQRPNNLNHTFNVTSLHAGFYTCDATNTEGSKTSEQKKLLVKYGPKDVTVTAQPSLVVEEKKPVTLECSARSHPPVSSVTWMKTSDGETEILRKTKTFSLKSVVPSDSGLYSCEASNDMGTGNSAPTELKVKYAPKLTKVTETEHWQADGKSFVKLSCSSHSYPPVTWYAWYRMNDQEPNEKVSDRQSYLVSSDHPGSYYCVARNEMNQTQSSPVHLFEATGNTMRTVLITLFVLVIISLIVVVYRQKRKRSSQQASTNTCGLGSLWEPIQRRRKSGERNRKKDPAAGEPFRSREDHLPYQLHHPEAPRGRPHPESTPAADIHSIYCTVNQPSGQHDPPALNPITEKGGNTPEDSLNYASVHFGKMNQRAKGVEDLYAKLSKKKPPEKSDERQEDYENASSAHVARDPDPWSYDTETSEEEVEVHYSQVSFTVKPGRGGWNSSSSEGDETRYSEVKV, from the exons ATGAATGCTCACACAGTTGGCTGGTTGGTGGTCCTGGCAATAATGAAAA ATGTTTCTTCTAGCAAAGAAACCTTCTTCAAACTGGTCACCAGGTCCCTGACAGCTAAAGAGGGGTCCTGTGTTAAAATCAGCTGCCAAGTCAATGACAGAGTGAACGCTACTGGTGCACACTGGTTTTGGATAAAGGATAGAGACTGGAAACAAGTTTTCACTGGCACCATCATTTACAGCTCGGATACGTCACTCCGTCCGGTCAGCCCAGACTTTGCTGACAGAGTGAAAGGAATTGATTCTCTTTCACCAGATTCAGGAGGTTATCTTACAATCTCACAAAAGAGCACTATTAAACTCTGTAACCTGAAGAAGTCTGACAATGGAAGCTATTCTTTAAGATTTGAAGGAGACATAAAGTGGTTCACCGACCTCGTGTGGCTAAAAGTTGAAG CTAATCCATGCCTGATCACTTTTGAGCAACCGCCCGTCATAAAGGAAAACGACCTCATAACACTCACTTGCTCCACTTTGAGATCATGTCGTTCAAACCCAGTGATCAAAAGTTTGAGGCCACAGTCTCCGACTTTGCTCTCATTGCATCCAGAGAACAACAGTAGGAGCATCTGGGATCGTTTTAATGTTTACTGGCAGCATGACGGAGAGGAGTTTTCCTGTCAGACAGATGACAGCGACgaagatttgattaaaaaaatcagCTTAACTGTAGAAT ATGCTCCCAGAGACACACGGGCTGAAAAACAGCCTGCAGATGTTGTGGAGGGAAAATCTGTGACTCTCAGATGCTCCGCTAAGGGACGTCCAGATCCCAACTTCACATGgttcagaaataaaaataaagtaatcGGAGGAAGGGCCGAACATAAGATCACGTTTATTCTAGGGTCACAAAGTGGGGAATACCATTGTGAAGCTAAAAACAAACTGGGAACAATGGAATCAAACCCTGTAAACATTAATGTTACAT ATCCTCCTGAGGTTGAGGTGAGATCCCCTCCTGCCACAGTTATACAAGGAGGTGCGATGACTTTGACATGTCATGTGAGGAGAAGCAACCCACGACCTCACACCTTCAGCTGGTTCAAGGACGGGAAAAACCTGGGCAAGGAGCCGACAGAGCGGTACGTCATCGAAGGAGTCGAGCCCGAGGACGCAGGCGACTACAAATGCTCGGCCATTAACGTCCGAGGGGAAGGAACATCGGAGCCCTTTAGAGTCCAAGTTGAAT ATGGCCCGAGGAACACGACCATTTCCATCAGTGAAGGTGATGAACGTGTGAGAGTTGGTAAATCTCTGACATTTTATTGTCAGACTGAGGCCAATCCCGACCCGCTTGGATACTCGTGGTACCGAGACAACGAAACCATCGAGATTGACTCCTCACGGTGGGAGTCCGATACAACCACAGATAACAAACTAAAGCTGGTCACAGTAGAGAGAACAGATGAAGATTGTTACACGTGCAAAGCAACCAACAGAATCAATACAGGGGAGCAAAGCGAGCCAGTGTGCATAGAAGTGCTCT atgCTCCCATCAGTCCATCACTTTCCATGAAGACCGAGGTCATGGAAGGTCAGCTGATCACCATCAGCTGCACCGTAGAAAGCTCCCCGCCCTCAAAGCTCACCTTGACACTGACCTCAGAATCAAATCCTCAGTCTTCAGAGGTGCTTTTCACTCATCCTGTTAGTGACCAGCGGCCCAACAATCTCAACCACACGTTTAACGTCACTTCCCTCCACGCTGGCTTTTACACCTGCGACGCCACCAACACCGAAGGCTCAAAGACCAGTGAGCAGAAGAAGCTGCTGGTGAAAT ATGGTCCCAAAGACGTGACGGTAACAGCTCAGCCGTCCCTCGtcgtggaggagaagaagccggTGACTCTGGAGTGCAGCGCCCGGTCCCACCCACCGGTGTCCTCCGTCACCTGGATGAAGACGAGCGATGGCGAGACCGAGATCCTCAGGAAGACGAAGACCTTCTCCCTGAAGTCGGTGGTCCCTTCCGACAGCGGACTGTACAGCTGTGAAGCGAGCAACGACATGGGAACCGGAAACTCAGCGCCAACCGAGCTTAAAGTCAAGT aTGCCCCGAAGCTGACAAAGGTCACAGAGACGGAGCACTGGCAGGCCGACGGCAAGAGTTTTGTCAAGCTGAGCTGCAGCAGCCACAGCTACCCGCCGGTCACATGGTACGCGTGGTACAGGATGAACGACCAGGAACCCAATGAAAAGGTGTCCGACCGTCAGAGCTACCTGGTGAGTTCAGACCATCCGGGATCCTACTACTGCGTCGCACGGAACGAGATGAATCAGACACAGTCCAGCCCCGTCCATCTGTTTGAGG CCACAGGAAACACCATGAGGACGGTGTTGATCACCCTGTTTGTCCTCGTCATCATTTCCTTGATTGTCGTCGTCTACAG acaaaagaggaagagaTCAAGTCAACAAGCATCTACAAACACATGCGGTTTGGGTTCTCTG tgGGAACCCATTCAGCGTCGGCGGAAAAGCGGCGAGAGGAATCGGAAGAAGGACCCCGCTGCAGGAGAGCCTTTCAGGAGCAGGGAGGACCACCTGCCGTACCAACTGCACCATCCAGAGGCCCCACGTGGCAGGCCTCATCCAGAGAGCAC ACCTGCAGCCGACATCCACAGCATTTACTGCACCGTGAACCAGCCCTCGGGACAACAC GATCCTCCTGCACTGAACCCAATCACTGAGAAAGGTGGGAACACACCGGAGGATTCCCTCAACTACGCCTCTGTGCACTTTGGAAaaat gaACCAACGGGCAAAGGGGGTAGAAGATCTGTATGCTAAATTGTCCAAGAAAAAGCCCCCTGAAAAG AGCGATGAAAGGCAGGAGGACTACGAGAACGCCAGCTCCGCCCACGTGGCCAGAGATCCGGATCCATGGAGCTACGACACGGAGAccagcgaggaggaggtggaggtccaCTATTCTCAGGTGAGCTTCACGGTGAAGCCCGGACGAGGCGGCTGGAACTCCAGCAGCTCCGAGGGAGACGAGACGCGGTACTCTGAGGTCAAAGTGTGA
- the irgq2 gene encoding immunity-related GTPase family, q2, with protein sequence MADVFRSLNLLGTLKESMDHNKLSDIKDAVEDLLISRINLAVMGERGDEKATFINSLHGLSSGDDGAAPSRPPVSPEEVASFPNPKHPVFRLWDLPAAPSTSPFEPEGYMDRVKFARYNAVFITFNRALPPNSVRVFLEARSQQRQTVYFVLLASAGSTEEQLEGRRKAGLEVLTSQGVAAPPQVYRVRPSALEKLDFPGLLEDLGRDLPEIRAHALLLALPALTSTLVARKKEAFSALVWAAASLSAGAAAAVPVPFVASVVDCGVAARVLSKAQLSLCLDEGSVERLARQRGAEPSRLKGLRTCVLSAGVTKGEVRARLAAAERDLAAVSVPSKLAEMAMPRHARSAGRSFAAMLQALNAAIDEMAADAQKIVAAALGEGK encoded by the coding sequence ATGGCGGATGTTTTCCGGAGCCTGAACCTCCTTGGGACCCTCAAAGAGTCCATGGACCACAATAAGTTATCCGACATCAAGGATGCAGTGGAGGATCTTCTGATCAGTAGGATCAACCTGGCTGTGATGGGGGAGCGCGGAGACGAGAAGGCCACCTTCATCAACTCCCTCCATGGCCTCAGCTCCGGGGACGACGGAGCAGCTCCGTCTCGGCCCCCTGTTTCCCCGGAGGAGGTGGCGAGCTTCCCCAACCCCAAACACCCCGTCTTTCGCCTGTGGGACCTCCCGGCTGCCCCGTCCACCTCCCCCTTCGAACCCGAGGGATACATGGACAGGGTCAAGTTTGCCCGCTACAACGCCGTCTTCATCACCTTCAACCGGGCGCTCCCACCCAACAGCGTGCGGGTGTTTCTCGAGGCCCGCTCGCAACAGCGGCAGACGGTGTACTTCGTGCTCTTGGCTTCGGCAGGAAGCACCGAAGAGCAACTGGAAGGGCGGAGGAAAGCCGGTTTGGAGGTGCTGACTTCGCAGGGCGTGGCGGCCCCGCCTCAGGTCTACCGGGTGCGACCCTCCGCCCTGGAGAAGTTGGACTTCCCCGGCCTGTTGGAGGACCTGGGACGAGACCTCCCGGAGATACGGGCCCACGCGCTTCTCCTGGCTCTGCCGGCACTCACCTCCACCCTGGTCGCTCGGAAGAAGGAGGCCTTCAGCGCGCTGGTGTGGGCGGCGGCCTCGCTGTCcgccggggcggcggcggccgtcCCCGTCCCCTTCGTGGCCTCGGTGGTGGACTGCGGTGTGGCGGCGCGGGTTCTGAGCAAAGCGCAGCTCTCCCTGTGCCTGGACGAAGGGTCGGTCGAGCGACTGGCTCGCCAGCGAGGGGCGGAACCGTCGCGGCTCAAGGGGCTGCGGACCTGCGTTCTGTCGGCGGGGGTCACCAAAGGGGAGGTGAGAGCGCGGCTGGCGGCGGCAGAAAGGGACTTGGCCGCGGTTTCGGTTCCGTCGAAGCTGGCGGAGATGGCGATGCCCAGGCACGCCCGCTCGGCCGGCCGCTCCTTTGCTGCCATGCTGCAGGCGCTGAACGCCGCCATCGACGAGATGGCGGCGGACGCTCAGAAGATCGTAGCCGCTGCTCTCGGGGAGGGAAAGTGA
- the LOC119196993 gene encoding sialic acid-binding Ig-like lectin 12, with the protein MFVLICATLLFSVRRITAATGGSTTWCIKDYCITVREGEIEAEAGLCVVIPCSFTTDPTFTPKHLLWYKCGPFERRCVNSNMIFHSNKSSKDVQAGFMGRVSLLEPYEGLNNCSIIINDLTESDSGSYRLRVKGAIDGRENGVTFKQKVNISVKGLTQKPTVGIPPLTEGQQTTLSCTAPALCSGSDPEITWTWRGAGEKDSPITGSITAVKTQNLTSVTRRRSSTLTFNPSAEHHGTNVTCKVSFTNNITTEETVMVTYMKKPLISGNTAVKEGDVFNLTCSADSFPPSRVTWTKLFFNESLPIKNVLHNVSGTATLLIHNVTAEYSGQYVCTAEQRITNVTTAAEVTVTFVPKFSNQCSTVEAEKNLKDLLYSFFISFTNPHVLIAFLMGILLSATICCLALKCCRKKKKKNSGGMDLQIVTTQVVPLMDPNQAADSDGTHGPEGDVQPREVEYSDIDFSLVKRKSVGGAEGTQETPDTEYAEINNKGTEERQSDGAEDSEMMEGREEEGEKEEEEAIGGDEETEECVLKEEGGGEDDAVYSNVHEVMVE; encoded by the exons ATGTTTGTTCTCATCTGTGCGACTCTGCTCTTCTCTGTGAGACGCATCACTGCTGCCACAG GTGGATCAACAACCTGGTGTATTAAAGATTACTGTATCACCGTCAGAGAAGGAGAAATAGAAGCAGAGGCTGGACTCTGTGTGGTCATACCGTGTTCTTTCACCACTGATCCTACTTTCACACCCAAACATCTGCTGTGGTACAAATGTGGACCATTTGAAAGAAGATGTGTGAATTCAAACATGATATTCCACTCCAACAAGAGCAGCAAGGACGTTCAGGCTGGGTTTATGGGACGAGTTTCACTGCTGGAGCCTTATGAGGGTCTGAATaactgcagcatcatcatcaatgaCCTCACTGAGTCAGACTCTGGATCATATCGGCTCAGAGTTAAAGGTGCAATTGATGGGAGAGAAAATGGAGTAACATTCAAGCAAAAAGTTAACATCTCTGTCAAAG GTCTGACCCAGAAGCCCACAGTGGGGATTCCTCCTCTGACAGAGGGGCAGCAGACCACACTGAGCTGCACTGCTCCTGCTCTCTGCTCTGGATCGGATCCTGAGATCACCTGGAcgtggagaggagcaggagagaaggaCTCTCCCATCACAGGAAGCATCACTGCTGTGAAGACCCAGAACCTGACTTCTGTCACACGGAGACGCAGCTCAactttgacctttaacccttCAGCTGAACACCACGGCACCAATGTGACCTGTAAGGTCAGCTTCACCAACAACATCACTACAGAGGAGACAGTGATGGTGACCT ATATGAAGAAACCTTTGATCAGCGGAAACACAGCGGTTAAAGAAGGAGATGTTTTCAATCTGACCTGCAGTGCAGATAGTTTCCCTCCATCTCGTGTCACATGGACTAAACTTTTTTTCAACGAAAGCCTGCCAATCAAAAATGTCCTGCACAACGTCAGTGGAACAGCAACACTTCTCATCCATAATGTGACAGCAGAGTATTCTGGTCAGTACGTCTGTACAGCGGAGCAACGGATCACTAATGTGACTACAGCTGCTGAAGTAACCGTGACGT tTGTTCCAAAGTTCAGCAACCAGTGCAGCACCGTGGAAGCAGAGAAGAACCTCAAAG AtctgctttattcatttttcatcagcTTCACAAACCCACACGTCCTCATTGCGTTTTTGATGGGGATTCTCCTTTCAGCAACCATCTGCTGTTTGGCCCTAAAATGCTGCAG aaaaaaaaaaaaaaagaactctggTGGAATGGATCTGCAGATCGTGACCACTCAAGTGGTTCCACTG ATGGATCCTAATCAAGCAGCGGACAGCGACGGGACCCACGGCCCAGAAGGTGATGTGCAGCCGAGAGAGGTGGAGTACTCGGACATCGACTTTTCCTTGGTGAAACGAAAGAGTGTCGGAGGGGCCGAGGGTACGCAGGAGACCCCAGATACAGAGTACGCTGAGATCAACAACAAGGGAACGGAGGAGAGGCAAAGCGACGGTGCTGAGGACAGTGAAATGATGGAGGGCCgggaagaggagggtgagaaggaggaagaggaggccatagggggagatgaggagacagaagagtgtgtgctgaaggaggagggtggaggtgaGGATGATGCGGTTTACTCTAATGTCCATGAAGTGATGGTGGAGTGA
- the LOC119196996 gene encoding sialic acid-binding Ig-like lectin 13, with the protein MFVLICATLLFSVRRITAATDGSVTWCSLSDNCITVRKGDIVAQAGLCVVIPCSFTTAPSFTTTHLEWYKCGPSNQPCVDSKMIFNSDKSSKDVQAGFMGRVSLLEPYEGLNNCSIIINDLTESDSGSYRLRVKDVKDRSVNGMTFQQKVNISVKGLTQKPTVRIPPLTEGQQNTLSCTAPALCSGSDPEITWTWRGAGEKDSPITGSITAVKTENLTSVTRRRSSTFTFNPSAEHHGTNVTCKVSFTNNITTEETVMVTYMKKPLISGNTAVKEGDVLNLTCSADCFPPSHVTWTKLIFNEHLPIKNVLQDVSGTATVLIPNVTAEYSGQYVCTAEQWITNVTTAAEVTVTYLHGPCAELPWMVIAVISLIVNIIMILLMFLWNTRKKVKPNQEDRTYMSLKKTDQSSEYDVIARPLN; encoded by the exons ATGTTTGTTCTCATCTGTGCGACTCTGCTCTTCTCTGTGAGACGCATCACTGCTGCCACAG ATGGATCAGTAACCTGGTGTTCTCTTAGTGATAACTGTATCACCGTAAGAAAAGGTGATATAGTTGCACAGGCTGGACTCTGTGTGGTCATACCGTGTTCTTTCACCACTGCTCCTAGTTTTACAACCACACATCTGGAGTGGTACAAATGTGGACCATCAAATCAACCATGTGTGGATTCAAAGATGATATTCAACTCTGACAAGAGCAGCAAGGACGTTCAGGCTGGGTTTATGGGACGAGTTTCACTGCTGGAGCCTTATGAAGGTCTGAATaactgcagcatcatcatcaatgaCCTCACTGAGTCAGACTCTGGATCATATCGGCTCAGAGTTAAGGATGTAAAAGATCGGAGTGTAAATGGAATGACATTCCAGCAAAAAGTCAACATCTCTGTTAAAG GTCTGACCCAGAAGCCCACAGTGAGGATTCCTCCTCTGACAGAGGGGCAGCAGAACACACTGAGCTGCACTGCTCCTGCTCTCTGCTCTGGATCGGATCCTGAGATCACCTGGAcgtggagaggagcaggagagaaggaCTCTCCCATCACAGGAAGCATCACTGCTGTGAAGACCGAGAACCTGACTTCTGTCACACGGAGACGCAGCTCTACTTTCACCTTTAACCCTTCAGCTGAACACCACGGCACCAATGTGACCTGTAAGGTCAGCTTCACCAACAACATCACTACAGAGGAGACGGTGATGGTGACCT ATATGAAGAAACCTTTGATCAGCGGAAACACAGCGGTTAAAGAAGGAGATGTTCTCAATCTGACCTGCAGTGCAGATTGTTTCCCTCCATCTCATGTCACATGGACTAAACTGATTTTCAACGAACACCTGCCAATCAAAAATGTCCTGCAGGACGTCAGTGGAACAGCAACTGTTCTCATCCCTAATGTGACAGCAGAGTATTCTGGTCAGTACGTCTGTACAGCGGAGCAATGGATCACTAATGTGACTACAGCTGCTGAAGTAACCGTGACGT ATCTACATGGACCATGTGCAGAGCTTCCCTGGATGGTGATCGCTGTCATTTCTCTCATTGTGAACATCATCATGATCCTCTTGATGTTTCTTTG GAACACGAGGAAAAAAGTGAAGCCAAACCAAGAGGACAGAACTTACATGTCACTGAAGAAAACCGACCAATCCTCAGAGTATGATGTCATCGCTCGACCTCTGAACTAA